A part of Candidatus Binatia bacterium genomic DNA contains:
- the rsmG gene encoding 16S rRNA (guanine(527)-N(7))-methyltransferase RsmG translates to MTTQASERHRLDEGCKALGLDVPESCFESLLRYLDLLYVWNASAGLTTILRQHAVRLHLLDSLVALPDLEGSRCIDLGSGAGLPGLVLAVVRPDIDFVLCESNRRRSSFLAEAARTLTVANVRVLQADAGTVRERYSTVISRAFRHPPEYLEAARHLVDPDGLVVLMTTEISDDVVASLGSSAGLRPHSMRSFVLPGGGEGRSIVTFRPG, encoded by the coding sequence GTGACGACGCAGGCCTCCGAGCGGCATCGCCTGGACGAAGGCTGCAAGGCGCTCGGTCTGGACGTCCCCGAGTCCTGTTTCGAATCGCTGCTGCGCTACCTCGACCTCCTGTACGTCTGGAATGCGAGCGCCGGCCTGACGACGATTCTGCGGCAGCATGCCGTGCGCCTGCACCTGCTGGACAGTCTGGTCGCGCTTCCCGACCTCGAAGGCTCCCGCTGCATCGACCTCGGCAGCGGGGCCGGCCTTCCGGGCCTGGTGCTGGCGGTGGTCCGTCCCGACATCGACTTCGTCCTTTGCGAGTCCAACCGCCGCCGGAGCAGCTTCCTGGCCGAGGCCGCACGCACATTGACCGTGGCCAACGTGCGGGTGCTGCAGGCGGATGCGGGAACCGTTCGCGAGCGGTATTCCACGGTCATCTCGCGAGCGTTCCGCCATCCGCCCGAGTATCTCGAAGCAGCCCGGCACCTGGTGGATCCCGACGGACTTGTCGTGCTGATGACGACTGAGATCAGCGACGACGTCGTCGCCTCCCTTGGTAGCTCTGCAGGGCTGCGGCCTCATTCCATGCGCAGCTTCGTGCTGCCGGGCGGAGGTGAGGGTCGCAGCATCGTGACATTCAGGCCCGGCTGA